Proteins encoded by one window of Gordonia jinghuaiqii:
- a CDS encoding acyl-CoA dehydrogenase, which translates to MSIALTEDHVELGSVVRDFTIERKVRAEARALLDAPEEQRPTFWKEIADVGWLGLHVAEEYGGSGFGIAELVVVTEELGRAVAPGPFLPTVIASAVLGYADAQLRGRWLPGLVDGSVTAGVGLAPSLDATDDAASGKARAVLGAPLADILLLIAGDDVLLVESSASGVTVETKPNLDPTRRSGKVTLAETPVTRIAGIGSTALALTRTLAAAEAVGGAQDALESAVAYAKVREQFGRTIGSFQAVKHHCANMLVGAEAATAAVWDAARAADEGVEAFGLTASSAVTLALPAYSTNAELNIQVHGGIGFTWEHDAHLHLRRATVLKGLFGGQEPARDVFTFASAGITRANSLDLPPEAEELRVRVRADIADIAAAEGEAAQREKLIETGYVMPHWPKPWGRAADSVEQLVIEEELAAAGVKRPEYSITGWVILTLIQHGTQDQIDRFVKAALLGDEIWCQLFSEPDAGSDAAAVKTRATRVDGGWKINGQKVWTSGAHLCKRGLATVRTDPQAPKHKGITAVLIDMSAPGVEVRPLRQITGGAEFNEVFFTDVFVPDADVVGEPNDGWTVARATLGNERVSIGGGTAGSEGAATYMLKLAERYADGLEGSTVKIGEFLAVEDALRLLNLRRVARSVADAGPGPEGNVTKLLLAEHISDRARLSAELIGPDVAFLSGAGKMTGLLVLAARGMSIAGGTSEITRNQIAERILGLPRDPLNK; encoded by the coding sequence ATGAGCATCGCCTTGACCGAAGACCACGTCGAACTCGGTTCGGTGGTCCGTGATTTCACCATCGAGCGCAAGGTGCGCGCCGAGGCCCGTGCTCTCCTCGACGCGCCCGAGGAACAGCGCCCCACCTTCTGGAAGGAGATCGCCGACGTCGGCTGGCTCGGTCTGCACGTCGCCGAGGAGTACGGCGGGTCGGGGTTCGGCATCGCCGAACTCGTCGTCGTCACCGAAGAACTCGGCCGGGCGGTGGCGCCGGGCCCGTTCCTGCCCACCGTGATCGCCTCGGCCGTCCTCGGGTACGCCGACGCGCAGCTGCGTGGTCGGTGGCTCCCCGGGTTGGTCGACGGATCGGTCACTGCCGGTGTCGGACTCGCGCCGTCCCTCGATGCCACCGACGACGCCGCGTCCGGAAAGGCGCGTGCGGTGCTCGGTGCGCCGCTCGCGGACATACTCCTGCTCATCGCCGGTGATGACGTACTGCTCGTCGAGTCGTCCGCGAGCGGGGTGACGGTCGAGACGAAGCCCAACCTGGACCCGACCCGTCGCTCGGGGAAGGTGACGCTGGCCGAGACCCCGGTCACCCGGATTGCCGGGATCGGTTCGACAGCATTGGCACTCACGCGAACCCTCGCCGCAGCCGAAGCCGTCGGCGGCGCGCAGGACGCACTCGAGTCGGCCGTGGCCTACGCGAAGGTCCGCGAACAGTTCGGCCGGACCATCGGATCGTTCCAGGCGGTCAAACACCATTGCGCGAACATGCTCGTCGGTGCGGAGGCCGCGACCGCGGCCGTGTGGGATGCCGCGCGGGCCGCCGACGAAGGGGTGGAGGCCTTCGGCCTCACCGCCTCATCGGCCGTCACGCTGGCGCTGCCTGCGTACTCGACCAACGCGGAGCTCAACATCCAGGTCCACGGCGGGATCGGCTTCACCTGGGAACACGACGCCCATCTCCACCTGCGTCGCGCGACGGTTCTGAAGGGACTGTTCGGCGGGCAGGAGCCGGCCCGGGACGTGTTCACGTTCGCGTCGGCGGGGATCACGCGGGCCAACAGTCTCGATCTGCCGCCCGAGGCGGAGGAGCTGCGCGTGCGCGTGCGGGCCGACATCGCCGACATCGCGGCGGCGGAAGGCGAAGCCGCACAGCGGGAGAAGCTCATCGAGACCGGGTACGTGATGCCGCACTGGCCCAAGCCGTGGGGCCGCGCCGCCGATTCCGTGGAGCAACTCGTCATCGAGGAGGAACTGGCGGCGGCGGGTGTGAAGCGTCCCGAGTACAGCATCACCGGCTGGGTCATCCTGACCCTCATCCAGCATGGGACACAGGATCAGATCGACCGCTTCGTGAAGGCGGCACTGCTCGGCGACGAGATCTGGTGCCAGCTGTTCTCCGAACCCGACGCGGGCTCGGACGCGGCAGCGGTCAAGACCCGGGCGACGCGCGTCGACGGCGGCTGGAAGATCAACGGGCAGAAGGTGTGGACCAGCGGAGCCCATCTCTGCAAGCGCGGCCTCGCCACGGTGCGGACGGATCCACAAGCACCGAAGCACAAGGGCATCACCGCGGTGCTGATCGACATGTCGGCACCTGGCGTCGAGGTCCGGCCGCTGCGTCAGATCACCGGCGGGGCCGAGTTCAACGAGGTGTTCTTCACCGACGTCTTCGTCCCCGACGCCGACGTCGTCGGCGAGCCCAACGACGGTTGGACGGTCGCCCGCGCGACCCTGGGCAACGAACGCGTCAGCATCGGCGGCGGCACGGCCGGCAGTGAGGGAGCGGCGACGTACATGCTCAAGCTCGCCGAGCGCTACGCCGACGGGCTCGAGGGATCGACGGTGAAGATCGGCGAGTTCCTCGCGGTCGAGGATGCGCTGCGCCTGCTGAACCTGCGCCGGGTGGCACGCTCGGTCGCCGACGCCGGACCGGGCCCCGAGGGAAATGTGACGAAACTGCTTCTCGCCGAACACATCAGCGACCGCGCACGGTTGTCCGCCGAACTCATCGGTCCCGACGTCGCCTTCCTCTCGGGTGCGGGCAAGATGACCGGTCTCCTGGTCCTCGCGGCACGCGGGATGTCGATCGCGGGCGGTACCTCGGAGATCACCCGTAACCAGATCGCCGAGCGCATCCTCGGGCTGCCGCGCGATCCGTTGAACAAGTGA
- a CDS encoding phosphotransferase family protein, whose product MTAAEVTEKSPEKKSTEKKSTEPTKRPPKGLPDELRAWIVEVTGAQDITAKQVPGGASRQAWFVDAHGVTGGSLFLRYDPREPKPGSAFHPLSMEAEIMAALNDAGACVPRVVASHPSLQAVLLERVGGETWFYLITDPDEQVVVARDFITKLAAIHRLDPRDLAIASFGPVKSVTEHLDDELAGIRARMERKSAPAPLLAFCVDWLERNKPTYDGPPVLVQGDTGPGNFMYADGEVTAIVDWELAHLGDPMDDIAWLSLRSAQDPFTHFPDRLAEYEELTGTTIDVQRVWYYRLLAEAKMTTFHGGADDRRGALVVGSPDAGNNLIYGMFHRRLLIEALGHAAGLDMARLDFAPRPGDAANQHVFEATLEVLRAAARQAGDPLAARWTKGAARLVKYLKECDRVGDDLDSDERAELAALLGDEPESIEAGRAELARRTIDGTVDVGDYVAQMWRSVQRDDYLMRVASGALYERTWPPLTDEHRSHPENRAREQQ is encoded by the coding sequence ATGACGGCAGCGGAGGTGACCGAGAAGTCTCCCGAGAAGAAGTCGACCGAGAAGAAGTCGACCGAGCCGACGAAGCGACCTCCGAAGGGCCTGCCCGACGAACTGCGGGCCTGGATCGTCGAGGTGACCGGTGCGCAGGACATCACTGCCAAGCAGGTGCCCGGCGGTGCCAGTCGCCAGGCGTGGTTCGTCGACGCACACGGTGTGACCGGTGGTTCACTGTTTCTCCGCTATGACCCACGAGAACCCAAGCCGGGCAGCGCCTTCCATCCACTGTCGATGGAGGCCGAGATCATGGCCGCGCTGAACGACGCGGGTGCGTGCGTGCCGCGCGTCGTCGCCTCGCACCCGTCGCTTCAGGCGGTCCTGCTCGAGCGCGTCGGGGGCGAGACCTGGTTCTATCTCATCACCGACCCGGACGAGCAGGTCGTCGTGGCCAGGGACTTCATCACCAAACTCGCAGCCATCCATCGGCTCGACCCGCGCGATCTCGCCATCGCATCGTTCGGTCCGGTGAAGTCGGTGACCGAACACCTCGACGACGAACTCGCCGGCATCCGGGCGCGGATGGAGCGCAAGTCGGCGCCCGCCCCGCTGCTCGCCTTCTGCGTCGACTGGCTCGAACGCAACAAACCCACCTACGACGGTCCGCCCGTCCTCGTTCAGGGCGACACCGGTCCCGGCAACTTCATGTACGCCGACGGCGAGGTCACCGCGATCGTCGACTGGGAATTGGCTCACCTCGGCGACCCGATGGACGACATCGCCTGGCTCTCGCTGCGCAGTGCGCAGGACCCGTTCACCCATTTCCCGGACCGCCTCGCCGAATACGAGGAGCTCACCGGCACCACGATCGACGTGCAGCGTGTCTGGTACTACCGGCTGTTGGCCGAGGCCAAGATGACGACCTTCCACGGCGGTGCCGACGATCGCCGGGGTGCTCTCGTCGTCGGCTCACCCGATGCGGGGAACAACCTGATCTACGGGATGTTCCACCGCCGGTTGCTCATCGAGGCCCTCGGGCATGCGGCCGGACTGGACATGGCGCGACTCGACTTCGCGCCCCGGCCGGGCGATGCCGCGAACCAGCACGTCTTCGAAGCCACTCTCGAGGTGTTGCGTGCCGCCGCCCGGCAGGCCGGTGACCCACTCGCCGCGCGCTGGACCAAGGGTGCGGCCCGACTGGTGAAGTACCTCAAGGAATGCGACCGGGTCGGCGACGATCTCGACAGCGACGAACGCGCCGAGCTTGCCGCACTTCTCGGAGATGAGCCGGAGAGCATCGAGGCCGGGCGTGCGGAACTGGCGCGCCGCACCATCGACGGAACGGTGGACGTCGGCGACTACGTCGCGCAGATGTGGCGATCGGTCCAGCGCGACGACTACCTGATGCGCGTCGCCTCAGGTGCGCTCTACGAACGCACCTGGCCACCGCTCACCGACGAGCACCGATCGCATCCAGAGAACCGAGCCCGGGAGCAGCAATGA